From the genome of Corallococcus macrosporus DSM 14697:
TCTTCATGGCCATGACGTCGCTCGCCCACGCGGCGGCGCCCGCCAAACCGCGGGCGGCGGCCGCGGCCAAGGCCCCCGTCGCGGCGGCGAAGCTGGTCACCATTGGTCCCGCCATCACCGAAACCGTCTTCGCGCTGGGCGCGGGCGGCCAGGTGGTGGGCGTGGATGACACCAGCCTCGCGCTGGAGGTCGCCCGCGAGTCGCCGAAGGTGGGCTACCAGCGGGCGCTGTCGTCGGAGGCCATCATCGCCCTGGGGACGTCGCAGCTCCTGGCGTCCGAGGAGGCGGGGCCCCCGGGCGTGCTGGAGCAGCTCAAGGCCGCGGGCGTGGACGTGGTGGTGCTGCCGAACAAGCACACCGTGGAGGCCACGCGCGAGCGCATCCGGGCGCTCGCGAAGCGCCTGGGCAAGGCCGAGCAGGGCGAGGCGCTGGTCAAGCAGTTGGACGCGGACCTGCGCAAGGCCCAGGAGCGCACGGCGGCGCGCAAGGACGCGAAGCCGCCGCGGGTCCTCGCGCTGTACGCGCGCGGCGCCAACGTCCTCATGGTGGCGGGCGCCGGGACGGCGGCGGGCGAGCTCGTCACGCTGTCGGGCGGAGTGAATGCCATCGCCGCCTACTCGGGCCACAAGCCGCTGACGGCCGAGGCGGTGGTCGAGGCCGCGCCGGACTTCATCCTCATGCCGGCCAGCTCCCTGGAGCCGGTGGGCGGTGAGGAAGGCCTGTCGCGCACGCCGGGCCTGTCGCAGGCGCGCGGCTGGCGCCTCATCACCGTGGATGACGTCCACTTCATGGGGCTGGGCCCCCACCTGGGCAAGGCCGTGAGCCGCTTGCAGGATGGGTACGCCTCCCCGGCTCGGGACAGCAGATGAGTGCGTCGGGGCTCGCGCCGGTCTCCGCCAACTACCGCGCGCGGGAGCGCGTCCCGCCGGCAGCCCCGCGTCCGTGGTTGCCGCTGGCGCTGCTGCTGCTGTGCGTGGCGCTCCTCTCGCTCGCAGTGGGCGCGGTGTCAGTGCCTCCGCTGGCACTGGCGGGCAGTCTCCTGGAGCAGGTGGGGCTGGACCTCGGCCCCAGGCTGGAGTCCGTGCAGCAGGCGGTGTTGCTGTCCATCCGCCTGCCGCGCGTGACGCTGGGCATCATGGTGGGCGCGGTGCTGGCCACCAGTGGGGCCGCGCTCCAGGCGTTGTTCCGCAACCCGCTGGTGGAGCCCGGCCTGCTGGGCACCTCCAGCGGCGCGGCCCTGGGGGCGGTGGCGGCCATCGTCATGGACGTGGCCCTCAGCGCGCACCTCGGCTCGCTGCGGATG
Proteins encoded in this window:
- a CDS encoding heme/hemin ABC transporter substrate-binding protein is translated as MRRASGLSLLFMAMTSLAHAAAPAKPRAAAAAKAPVAAAKLVTIGPAITETVFALGAGGQVVGVDDTSLALEVARESPKVGYQRALSSEAIIALGTSQLLASEEAGPPGVLEQLKAAGVDVVVLPNKHTVEATRERIRALAKRLGKAEQGEALVKQLDADLRKAQERTAARKDAKPPRVLALYARGANVLMVAGAGTAAGELVTLSGGVNAIAAYSGHKPLTAEAVVEAAPDFILMPASSLEPVGGEEGLSRTPGLSQARGWRLITVDDVHFMGLGPHLGKAVSRLQDGYASPARDSR